The following are encoded in a window of Salmo trutta chromosome 9, fSalTru1.1, whole genome shotgun sequence genomic DNA:
- the fam151b gene encoding protein FAM151B isoform X1, translating to MAVLNSPSLIRLFRARVIVLILTCGFVLCVVWNLESKTPEKSTELMTDQTLEYFLSQGKIQVKDAADIEWAHAANSKKKITEALQSSAHMIEADILLRSHDPKEPIMAHPPETDSDVTLRDWLKEVKASHKGIKLDFKSLAAVAPSMVLLDKVRAELRGPVWINADILPGPGGKATPLDPKVFLEAAVTPGSHGDVLSLGWTTGWTADTHNPGYSWEMVREMEAVCRTLTHPVTFPVRAALLAQSFSQLHWLLQQSDRYSLTVWTGHTDVLVVKDLLPYRSNIDKTRIYYDLLDSQRAQLRGLTGY from the exons ATGGCTGTTTTAAATAGCCCAAGTTTAATCCGTTTATTTCGTGCGCGAGTTATTGTTCTTATATTGACTTGCGGCTTTGTATTGTGTGTCGTCTGGAATTTGGAGTCTAAAACGCCAGAGAAATCCACAG AACTGATGACTGACCAGACTCTGGAGTATTTTCTCAGCCAGGGGAAGATCCAGGTGAAGGATGCAGCAGATATTGAATGGGCCCATGCTGCCAACAGCAAGAAAAAAATCACAGAGGCACTACAGA GCTCCGCCCACATGATAGAGGCAGACATACTTCTGAGGAGTCACGACCCTAAAGAGCCAATCATGGCTCATCCTCCTGAGACCGACAGTGATGTCACGCTGCGTGATTGGCTGAAGGAGGTCAAGGCATCACACAAAGGGATAAAGCTAGACTTCAAAAG CCTGGCAGCGGTCGCTCCATCCATGGTGTTATTAGACAAGGTTCGGGCTGAGCTCCGTGGTCCTGTGTGGATCAACGCTGACATCCTGCCAGGCCCTGGAGGCAAGGCCACACCCCTTGACCCCAAAGTCTTCCTGGAGGCAGCTGTAACCCCTGGTTCCCATGGTGACGTTCTCTCCCTGGGCTGGACAACGGGCTGGACTGCAGATACACACAACCCAG GGTACAGCTGGGAGATGGTGAGGGAGATGGAGGCAGTGTGTCGAACCCTAACACATCCAGTCACCTTCCCTGTCAGAGCAGCCCTCCTGGCCCAGTCATTCTCCCAGCTACACTGGCTTCTACAGCAGTCAGACAG GTACAGCCTGACAGTGTGGACTGGCCACACTGATGTCTTGGTTGTAAAGGACCTACTGCCTTACAGGAGCAACATCGACAAGACCAGGATATATTACGACCTGCTGGACTCACAGAGGGCACAGCTCAGAGGACTAACAGGCTACTGA
- the fam151b gene encoding protein FAM151B isoform X2, with translation MAVLNSPSLIRLFRARVIVLILTCGFVLCVVWNLESKTPEKSTELMTDQTLEYFLSQGKIQVKDAADIEWAHAANSKKKITEALQSSAHMIEADILLRSHDPKEPIMAHPPETDSDVTLRDWLKEVKASHKGIKLDFKSLAAVAPSMVLLDKVRAELRGPVWINADILPGPGGKATPLDPKVFLEAAVTPGSHGDVLSLGWTTGWTADTHNPGYSWEMVREMEAVCRTLTHPVTFPVRAALLAQSFSQLHWLLQQSDRYSLTVWITLSVLFPLLGTA, from the exons ATGGCTGTTTTAAATAGCCCAAGTTTAATCCGTTTATTTCGTGCGCGAGTTATTGTTCTTATATTGACTTGCGGCTTTGTATTGTGTGTCGTCTGGAATTTGGAGTCTAAAACGCCAGAGAAATCCACAG AACTGATGACTGACCAGACTCTGGAGTATTTTCTCAGCCAGGGGAAGATCCAGGTGAAGGATGCAGCAGATATTGAATGGGCCCATGCTGCCAACAGCAAGAAAAAAATCACAGAGGCACTACAGA GCTCCGCCCACATGATAGAGGCAGACATACTTCTGAGGAGTCACGACCCTAAAGAGCCAATCATGGCTCATCCTCCTGAGACCGACAGTGATGTCACGCTGCGTGATTGGCTGAAGGAGGTCAAGGCATCACACAAAGGGATAAAGCTAGACTTCAAAAG CCTGGCAGCGGTCGCTCCATCCATGGTGTTATTAGACAAGGTTCGGGCTGAGCTCCGTGGTCCTGTGTGGATCAACGCTGACATCCTGCCAGGCCCTGGAGGCAAGGCCACACCCCTTGACCCCAAAGTCTTCCTGGAGGCAGCTGTAACCCCTGGTTCCCATGGTGACGTTCTCTCCCTGGGCTGGACAACGGGCTGGACTGCAGATACACACAACCCAG GGTACAGCTGGGAGATGGTGAGGGAGATGGAGGCAGTGTGTCGAACCCTAACACATCCAGTCACCTTCCCTGTCAGAGCAGCCCTCCTGGCCCAGTCATTCTCCCAGCTACACTGGCTTCTACAGCAGTCAGACAG GTACAGCCTGACAGTGTGGataaccctgtctgttttgttCCCTCTCCTAGGTACAGCCTGA